Proteins encoded in a region of the Fuerstiella sp. genome:
- a CDS encoding VCBS repeat-containing protein gives MNRIAATEFQHCLVVRKILYRVTSFRRSFTQYGVRARTRAKIAALTFLILAWCCHVRSDDSWIHHSQFTDFASGTMEDGGSNLYITRDGSLQMIHRWDFNNDGYLDLWVGQDHDVVEDADVLVYWGSETGPRSLFPPLREHQPLVRLMRQFHSRRQTVTKLPSDGGGRSVIVDLNNDGYSEIVFCNFIHNYSVHMQALVYWGSEEGYAADRRDELPTLMAGGVAAADFNQDGFVDLAFANRGIEGGERFGFDKHLESYVYWNGPTGFSHDRRTSLPTVSATDCAAADVNGDGYPELLFANNNSKHQSVSMYWGRSDGFSPQHRQVWSGGEPVGLHLTDLDGDAKTDLIVLHGDDHADLWRGTGANLERWSQLETSGATECEVSDLNQDGHRDLIFANAGSDKEQLSYIYWGTDHGYSGESRTDLPTLHATDVCVADFNSDGWTDVVFANEHSESTYDVNSFLYWNGPDGFDGAWREELQGFGAVSNAAEDLDGDGHTDLVLVNRHSGSYKHSDSFVYWGNPRNHYSPAAMTELPGRSDASTIADLNHDDFVDIVFPSGWVYWGTSQGFSPDRRQRVCQLQGRGVTVADLNRDGDLDLIFVAGEEDEGEAVILWGDVNGYESSNRTILPLSTRLSLSTRVADFNKDGFLDIVFGDVDSPAVDIFWGNDSGQYSGDFHTKFRFNNGASVEIADLNSDGWLDLIMGGGWDDSRFGRPTRQAHIAWGGPNGFSPARVLKLEAYDSLEQSVADLNRDGHLDLVMTNYHAYRTRTIPIFIYWGDKTGQFSESRRSTLPAESSAPVTVADLNRDSWMDIVSFNHIRHGDHGVGANIYWGSPDGFSGSNRHWLQTFGPHFGVGRDVGNIYDRKLEERFVSAPLQCPADKTPSRLSWQARTPHGTGVRFQLRTANARDGLASAQWQGTTGSNSWYDNSNVALNLDGDTRWLQYRVTLRTPDGGSTPVLEQVRISVK, from the coding sequence GTGAACAGGATTGCTGCTACAGAATTCCAACACTGCCTGGTGGTTCGAAAAATCCTGTACCGCGTGACGTCCTTCCGCCGTTCATTCACCCAATATGGCGTGCGAGCCCGTACACGGGCAAAAATCGCGGCCCTGACTTTTCTCATTCTGGCCTGGTGCTGCCATGTGCGAAGTGACGACTCGTGGATCCATCATTCACAGTTCACTGACTTCGCGTCAGGGACGATGGAGGATGGCGGGAGCAATCTTTACATCACACGCGACGGATCGCTGCAAATGATCCACCGATGGGATTTTAACAATGACGGCTACCTGGACCTGTGGGTTGGACAGGATCATGATGTCGTCGAAGATGCTGATGTATTGGTCTACTGGGGCAGCGAAACAGGTCCACGATCCCTTTTCCCACCGCTGAGGGAGCATCAGCCTCTCGTGCGACTGATGCGGCAGTTTCACTCACGCAGGCAAACTGTAACAAAACTGCCCAGCGACGGAGGTGGTCGGTCGGTGATCGTCGATTTGAATAATGACGGCTACTCCGAAATTGTTTTTTGTAATTTCATCCACAACTACTCGGTACACATGCAGGCACTCGTGTACTGGGGCAGCGAGGAGGGGTATGCGGCGGACCGTCGCGACGAATTGCCAACACTGATGGCTGGTGGCGTAGCGGCAGCTGACTTCAACCAGGACGGATTCGTCGACCTGGCATTCGCCAACCGCGGCATCGAAGGCGGTGAACGATTCGGATTCGACAAACATCTGGAATCGTACGTCTACTGGAACGGCCCGACGGGGTTCAGTCACGATCGTCGCACTTCGCTGCCGACAGTGAGTGCAACCGACTGTGCTGCAGCGGACGTGAACGGGGACGGATATCCCGAGTTGCTGTTCGCCAACAATAATTCCAAACATCAAAGCGTTTCGATGTATTGGGGACGCAGCGATGGATTTTCTCCACAGCACCGCCAGGTCTGGAGTGGGGGTGAACCAGTCGGTCTCCACCTGACAGATCTGGATGGGGATGCCAAAACGGATCTGATTGTCCTGCACGGTGATGACCACGCCGATCTTTGGCGCGGCACGGGCGCAAATTTGGAACGTTGGAGTCAGCTGGAGACGTCGGGCGCGACAGAATGTGAAGTCAGCGATCTGAATCAGGACGGACATCGCGATCTGATATTCGCGAATGCAGGGTCAGACAAAGAGCAACTTTCATATATTTATTGGGGAACCGATCACGGATATTCCGGTGAATCACGAACCGATCTGCCTACGCTGCATGCAACCGATGTCTGTGTAGCCGACTTCAACAGTGATGGCTGGACGGACGTTGTATTTGCCAACGAACACAGCGAATCCACTTATGATGTCAATTCGTTTCTTTACTGGAACGGCCCCGACGGTTTCGATGGTGCGTGGCGCGAAGAGCTTCAGGGATTTGGCGCCGTCAGCAATGCAGCCGAAGATCTCGACGGCGATGGTCATACGGACCTTGTGCTGGTCAATCGACACAGTGGTTCGTACAAACATTCCGATTCATTCGTGTATTGGGGCAATCCGCGAAACCACTACTCACCGGCAGCGATGACGGAACTCCCGGGTCGTTCGGACGCATCGACGATTGCGGACCTCAACCACGATGATTTTGTGGACATTGTCTTTCCCAGTGGATGGGTGTACTGGGGGACGTCTCAGGGTTTCTCCCCGGATCGACGGCAAAGAGTCTGTCAACTTCAGGGGCGCGGGGTCACCGTGGCGGACCTGAATCGTGACGGAGACCTGGATCTGATCTTCGTCGCCGGCGAAGAGGACGAAGGTGAGGCTGTCATTCTGTGGGGGGACGTGAACGGGTATGAATCATCAAATCGAACCATACTCCCACTCAGCACACGTTTAAGCCTGAGTACAAGAGTGGCTGATTTTAACAAAGATGGTTTCCTTGACATCGTCTTCGGTGACGTGGACTCGCCCGCTGTCGACATCTTTTGGGGCAACGATTCCGGTCAATACAGCGGCGACTTCCACACAAAATTCAGGTTCAACAATGGAGCCAGTGTCGAAATTGCGGACCTGAACAGTGACGGGTGGCTGGATCTGATCATGGGAGGTGGCTGGGACGATTCACGTTTTGGTCGTCCGACGCGTCAGGCCCACATCGCATGGGGAGGCCCGAACGGGTTCTCACCCGCCCGTGTGCTGAAGCTCGAAGCATACGATTCGCTTGAACAGTCGGTTGCAGACCTCAATCGAGACGGACACCTGGATCTGGTCATGACCAATTACCATGCGTACAGGACGCGAACAATTCCGATTTTCATCTATTGGGGAGACAAAACCGGTCAATTCAGCGAGTCGCGCCGCAGCACGCTGCCCGCAGAATCGTCGGCTCCGGTCACAGTTGCCGACCTGAATCGGGACAGCTGGATGGACATCGTTTCATTCAACCACATCCGGCACGGGGATCATGGAGTCGGAGCCAATATCTACTGGGGCTCCCCTGACGGGTTTTCCGGATCCAATCGTCACTGGCTGCAGACCTTCGGACCACACTTTGGCGTCGGACGCGATGTCGGAAATATTTACGACCGAAAACTCGAAGAGCGTTTTGTCTCTGCACCACTCCAGTGCCCTGCAGACAAAACGCCATCCCGTTTGAGCTGGCAGGCACGGACACCTCACGGAACCGGGGTGAGGTTTCAGCTTCGCACAGCAAACGCCAGGGACGGCCTGGCCAGCGCTCAATGGCAGGGGACAACAGGCAGCAACAGTTGGTACGATAACTCAAACGTCGCCCTGAATCTGGACGGAGATACTCGATGGCTGCAGTATCGTGTGACTCTGCGAACTCCGGATGGAGGAAGCACGCCCGTGCTGGAACAGGTGCGTATTTCCGTAAAATGA